The following proteins are encoded in a genomic region of Verrucomicrobiota bacterium:
- a CDS encoding azurin — protein sequence MQHHGWLETLIAAKFPKHDLVFRNLAASGDEVGGFLEAVPKDDKSATPVSKVASEAAAAKVARGNKVLRNRSDNFGSNDDWLRLVKADVVFAFFGFNESFAGEAGLAKFKAELDVFVKETKAKNYGGQGAARLVLFSPLALEKHPDPNLPDPAARNAVLQQYTAAMDEVAKANHVPMVNLFTISQAAYARAAKARQSLTFNTAHLTEAGDKAIAPDIFRALFGQSPPTGRLDKLRDAILDKNAEWHARYRTVDGFNVYGGRSALAFTPGKAGFKQNERNPEAPYISNYQTMQDEMKQRDLKTENRDRRVWAVAKGLDIKVDDSNLPPVRMLPASNKPDIKPFLSGEDTIKHITVAKGLKITLVADEVRFPDLVSPVQMAFDTRGRLWVAAWPSYPELRPTDRVKDKLLVFELGADGKASKVSTYLDGLNCPTGFQFHKDGVLAMQAPDLWFVRDTNGDGKADWKERVLMGIDSADSHHTANSMCYGPGGDTFLSDGVFHRTQVETLDGPVRNTDGAIFRYEPFTHKFERYVPYGFANPHGRVFDYWGNDFITDATGNANYFGPAFSGHIDFPAKHGNLKKFWNNPSRPCPGTAILSSRHFPDEFQGNFLNINVIGFQGIYRAKFSEDGAGIKGESLEHLLQGDNAMIPNFRPICAAVAPDGSLYFCDWAKELIGHMQHHIRDPHRDKTHGRIYRITAEGRPLLPVVKIDGQPVEALLNALKTPEDDVRTRAKIELSKHDTAKVVAAVRKWADALDKSDKEYEHHMMEALWVHQWHNVVNEPLLKRMLRSTDPRARAAATRVLCYWRDRVTDPLTLLAAQAADAHPRVRLEAIRACSFFKTSKAAEVALGALEKEADPSKPDYYIKYCLDETLKQLEKFK from the coding sequence ATGCAGCACCACGGCTGGCTCGAGACGCTCATCGCCGCGAAGTTCCCGAAGCACGACCTCGTGTTCCGCAATCTCGCGGCGTCCGGCGACGAGGTTGGCGGCTTCCTCGAGGCCGTCCCCAAGGACGACAAGTCCGCCACGCCCGTCAGCAAGGTCGCGTCCGAGGCCGCCGCCGCGAAGGTCGCCCGGGGCAACAAGGTGCTGCGCAACCGCTCCGACAACTTCGGCTCCAACGACGACTGGCTCAGGCTGGTCAAGGCCGACGTCGTCTTCGCGTTTTTCGGCTTCAACGAATCGTTCGCCGGCGAGGCCGGGCTCGCAAAATTCAAAGCCGAGCTCGACGTGTTCGTGAAGGAGACCAAGGCGAAGAACTACGGCGGCCAAGGCGCCGCCCGGCTCGTGCTGTTCTCCCCGCTCGCGCTGGAAAAGCACCCCGACCCGAACCTCCCCGACCCCGCCGCGCGCAATGCGGTGCTGCAACAATACACCGCGGCCATGGACGAGGTCGCCAAGGCCAACCACGTGCCGATGGTGAACCTCTTCACGATCTCGCAGGCGGCCTACGCGCGCGCCGCGAAGGCGAGGCAGTCGCTGACCTTCAACACCGCTCACCTCACCGAGGCCGGCGACAAGGCCATCGCTCCCGACATCTTTCGCGCGCTGTTCGGACAATCGCCGCCGACCGGCCGGCTCGACAAGCTTCGCGACGCCATCCTCGACAAGAACGCCGAGTGGCACGCGCGCTACCGCACCGTGGACGGCTTCAATGTGTATGGCGGCCGTTCCGCGCTCGCCTTCACGCCGGGCAAGGCGGGCTTCAAGCAAAACGAGCGCAATCCCGAGGCGCCCTACATCTCGAACTACCAGACCATGCAGGACGAGATGAAGCAGCGCGACTTGAAGACCGAGAACCGCGACCGCCGCGTGTGGGCCGTGGCGAAGGGCCTCGACATCAAAGTGGACGATTCAAACCTCCCGCCCGTGCGCATGCTGCCCGCGTCGAACAAGCCCGACATCAAGCCCTTCCTCAGCGGCGAGGACACCATCAAGCACATCACCGTGGCCAAGGGCCTCAAGATCACCCTCGTCGCCGACGAGGTGCGCTTCCCCGACCTCGTGAGCCCGGTGCAGATGGCGTTCGACACCCGGGGCCGCCTCTGGGTCGCGGCATGGCCGAGCTATCCCGAACTTCGCCCCACCGATCGCGTGAAGGACAAGCTGCTCGTGTTCGAACTCGGCGCCGACGGCAAGGCCTCGAAAGTCAGCACCTACCTGGACGGCTTGAATTGCCCGACGGGTTTTCAGTTCCACAAGGACGGCGTCCTCGCCATGCAGGCACCCGACCTGTGGTTCGTGCGCGACACGAACGGCGACGGCAAGGCCGACTGGAAGGAGCGCGTGCTCATGGGCATAGACTCCGCCGACTCGCATCACACCGCCAACTCCATGTGCTACGGCCCCGGCGGCGACACGTTCCTGAGCGACGGCGTCTTCCACCGCACCCAGGTCGAGACGCTCGACGGCCCCGTGCGCAACACCGACGGCGCGATTTTCCGCTACGAGCCGTTCACCCACAAATTCGAGCGCTACGTCCCCTACGGCTTCGCCAACCCGCACGGCCGCGTCTTCGACTATTGGGGCAACGACTTCATCACCGACGCCACTGGCAACGCCAACTACTTCGGCCCCGCGTTCAGCGGCCACATCGATTTCCCCGCGAAGCACGGAAACCTGAAGAAGTTCTGGAACAACCCCTCGCGACCGTGCCCCGGCACGGCCATCCTCTCGTCGCGGCATTTCCCCGACGAGTTCCAGGGAAATTTCCTCAACATCAACGTCATCGGCTTCCAGGGAATCTACCGCGCGAAGTTTTCCGAGGACGGCGCGGGCATCAAGGGCGAATCCCTCGAACACCTCCTCCAAGGTGACAACGCCATGATCCCCAACTTCCGCCCCATCTGCGCCGCCGTCGCGCCCGATGGCTCGCTCTACTTCTGCGACTGGGCCAAGGAACTCATCGGCCACATGCAGCACCACATCCGCGACCCCCACCGCGACAAGACCCACGGCCGCATCTACCGCATCACCGCCGAGGGCCGGCCGCTCCTGCCCGTCGTCAAAATCGACGGCCAGCCCGTCGAGGCGCTGCTCAACGCGCTGAAGACCCCCGAGGACGACGTGCGCACCCGCGCCAAGATCGAACTCAGCAAACACGACACGGCGAAGGTCGTCGCCGCCGTCCGCAAGTGGGCCGACGCCCTCGACAAGTCCGACAAAGAATACGAGCACCACATGATGGAGGCGCTGTGGGTCCACCAATGGCACAACGTGGTGAACGAGCCGCTCCTCAAGCGCATGCTGCGCTCGACCGACCCCCGCGCCCGCGCCGCCGCCACGCGCGTGCTCTGCTACTGGCGCGACCGCGTGACCGACCCGCTCACGCTCCTCGCCGCGCAAGCCGCCGACGCCCACCCGCGCGTCCGCCTCGAGGCCATCCGTGCGTGCAGCTTCTTCAAGACCAGCAAGGCCGCCGAAGTCGCCCTCGGCGCGCTCGAAAAGGAAGCCGACCCCTCCAAGCCCGACTACTACATCAAATACTGCCTCGACGAGACCTTGAAGCAGTTGGAGAAGTTCAAATAA